Proteins from a genomic interval of Candidatus Fokinia cryptica:
- the secE gene encoding preprotein translocase subunit SecE — protein sequence MISQIQKFFREVNNERFKVNWPSPKDSFFALLGIFAFALMMGLFLLVLDFVSYSAIKAFLNV from the coding sequence ATGATATCACAGATTCAGAAATTTTTTAGAGAAGTAAATAATGAACGCTTCAAAGTTAATTGGCCAAGTCCAAAAGATTCCTTTTTTGCACTTCTTGGGATCTTTGCTTTTGCATTAATGATGGGGTTATTTCTATTAGTTCTCGATTTCGTATCGTATAGTGCAATAAAAGCATTCCTAAATGTTTAA
- a CDS encoding transcription termination/antitermination protein NusG — MSENSMWYVVYVIPGKEQYFIDALQKKKEKAASFYVLDIVSPIEKVSVSKNNRKKEIVKRALPGYVFLKIHKISDELIKFLRDTNHVAGFLGGSSPSPITEEEVQAMLSSVKSKREMLDAIPEFCIGDSVSIVEGAFEGFLGIIQSVDKEKSTLGVTLSIFGRENLVSVGFMQAKKR; from the coding sequence ATGAGTGAAAATAGTATGTGGTATGTAGTATATGTAATACCAGGAAAAGAGCAGTACTTTATAGATGCTCTCCAGAAGAAGAAGGAGAAAGCAGCGTCGTTCTATGTGCTAGATATTGTTTCACCTATTGAAAAAGTTTCGGTATCGAAGAACAATAGGAAAAAGGAAATAGTAAAAAGAGCTCTTCCCGGATATGTTTTTCTTAAGATACATAAGATATCTGATGAATTAATAAAATTCCTTAGAGATACTAATCATGTTGCGGGTTTTTTAGGAGGTTCTTCTCCATCTCCAATTACTGAAGAAGAAGTTCAAGCAATGTTGAGTTCTGTCAAAAGCAAGCGTGAGATGCTTGATGCGATACCAGAGTTTTGTATTGGTGATAGTGTTAGTATTGTAGAAGGTGCTTTTGAGGGTTTTTTAGGTATAATACAATCCGTAGATAAAGAAAAATCTACTCTTGGAGTAACATTATCAATATTTGGCAGGGAAAATCTAGTGTCTGTTGGTTTTATGCAAGCCAAGAAGAGATGA